The following are encoded together in the bacterium genome:
- a CDS encoding SDR family oxidoreductase, with protein sequence MDFTDRVVAITGAAGALGRVVAQAFAARGAQLVLVDQRREALTDVFGAAAAGRLLAPTDLLDAAEVERTVREATARFGRLDVLCNVAGGFRMGDPVHATDDATWRFLFDVNVTTLVHAVRAVVPVMLQGGGGRIVNVGAFGAQRGAAGMGAYTAAKSAVQRLTEAMAAELREQGINVNCVLPSIIDTPANRAAMPDADPRRWVAPEDLAAAIVFLASPAARAIHGAALPVTGLV encoded by the coding sequence ATGGACTTCACCGATCGGGTGGTCGCGATCACGGGCGCCGCGGGTGCCCTCGGGCGGGTGGTGGCGCAGGCGTTCGCGGCGCGCGGTGCGCAGCTCGTCCTCGTCGACCAGCGCCGCGAGGCCTTGACCGACGTCTTCGGCGCCGCCGCCGCGGGCCGTCTCCTCGCGCCGACCGATCTGCTCGACGCGGCCGAGGTGGAGCGCACGGTGCGGGAGGCGACGGCGCGTTTCGGGCGCCTCGACGTGCTGTGCAACGTCGCCGGCGGCTTCCGCATGGGCGATCCCGTCCACGCCACCGACGACGCGACCTGGCGCTTCCTCTTCGACGTCAACGTCACCACGCTCGTGCACGCCGTGCGCGCCGTGGTCCCGGTGATGCTCCAGGGCGGCGGCGGGCGCATCGTCAACGTCGGCGCCTTCGGGGCCCAGCGCGGCGCCGCCGGCATGGGCGCCTATACGGCGGCGAAGAGCGCGGTGCAGCGGCTCACCGAGGCGATGGCCGCGGAGCTGCGCGAGCAGGGCATCAACGTCAACTGCGTGCTGCCGAGCATCATCGACACGCCCGCCAACCGCGCCGCGATGCCCGACGCCGACCCGCGCCGCTGGGTGGCGCCCGAGGACCTGGCGGCGGCGATCGTCTTCCTCGCCTCGCCGGCGGCGCGCGCCATCCACGGCGCGGCGCTGCCGGTGACGGGGCTCGTGTGA
- a CDS encoding tetratricopeptide repeat protein produces MTNAPVVAVDTGELPPHILDLLRHDHARLEPRLDEMLAVLGRQGAHEIWHKHGTFYEHLLGVWRILAAWGQPPDVRRLGLMHSVYSNSVVRMKVFDAAHGERADLRRLIGDEAERLVHLFCSIRREELLFGDLETPAEGIRVGLHGGDESVQLSRHDLGVFLIVTMADYAEQFFGWQDRLFGTPEADGTSRGGPHALWPGDFRPGLWMAMSSRFGRRAAHCGVAPLPPVFERCSVEISRDAEVTARDLYWQVSCDMALQDDGERAERALREAIAANPFIAEPHVLLAQLLVDRQAWDEAAHEASAAQGVLVQWATPWDKRLSWEAWVAWSRVLCKGARERDWPRDGFRMMSLGEVRPGR; encoded by the coding sequence GTGACCAACGCCCCCGTCGTCGCCGTCGACACCGGCGAGCTCCCCCCACACATCCTCGACCTCCTGCGCCACGACCACGCCCGCCTGGAGCCGCGGCTCGACGAGATGCTCGCCGTGCTCGGGCGGCAGGGCGCGCACGAGATCTGGCACAAGCACGGAACGTTCTACGAGCACCTGCTCGGGGTCTGGCGCATCCTCGCCGCCTGGGGGCAGCCGCCCGACGTGCGTCGGCTCGGGCTCATGCACAGCGTCTACTCGAACAGCGTCGTGCGCATGAAGGTGTTCGACGCCGCGCACGGCGAGCGCGCCGACCTCCGCCGGCTGATCGGCGACGAAGCGGAGCGGCTCGTCCATCTGTTCTGCTCGATCCGGCGTGAGGAGCTGCTCTTCGGCGATCTCGAAACGCCGGCCGAGGGCATCCGTGTCGGGCTGCACGGCGGTGACGAGAGCGTGCAGCTCTCGCGGCACGACCTCGGCGTGTTCCTGATCGTCACCATGGCCGACTATGCGGAGCAGTTCTTCGGCTGGCAGGATCGCCTGTTCGGCACGCCGGAGGCCGACGGCACGAGCCGCGGCGGTCCGCACGCGCTCTGGCCCGGCGACTTCCGCCCGGGGCTCTGGATGGCGATGAGCTCGCGCTTCGGGCGGCGGGCGGCGCACTGCGGCGTGGCGCCGCTGCCGCCGGTGTTCGAGCGCTGCAGCGTCGAGATCTCGCGCGACGCCGAGGTCACGGCGCGGGATCTCTACTGGCAGGTGTCGTGCGACATGGCGCTGCAGGACGACGGCGAGCGTGCCGAGCGGGCGCTGCGCGAGGCGATCGCGGCGAACCCGTTCATCGCCGAGCCGCACGTCCTGCTCGCCCAGCTCCTCGTCGACCGGCAGGCCTGGGACGAGGCGGCGCACGAGGCGTCGGCGGCGCAGGGCGTCCTCGTGCAGTGGGCGACGCCGTGGGACAAGCGCCTCTCGTGGGAAGCGTGGGTCGCGTGGTCGCGCGTGCTGTGCAAGGGAGCCCGCGAGCGTGACTGGCCGCGCGACGGCTTTCGCATGATGTCGCTCGGCGAGGTGCGCCCCGGGCGCTGA
- a CDS encoding Dyp-type peroxidase, giving the protein MPPPMAPPQSAIQAGPGRSARFIVLEVRPDGEERVREALAAVPNLVRAVGHRDEAMGLSCVVGIGADAWSRLQPGYSRPAQLHAFRALADGGRVAPSTPGDVLLHIRAEREDFCHELARLLLERLGDAVTVADETHGFGYFDSRDLIGFVDGTENPTGDERGAFTIVGEEDPDHAGGSYVTVQRYVTDLGAWQATSTEAQEGVIGRTKIDDVELEDERCLPTAHKERAKIVRDGAEQKILRHNRAYGSAREAGTYFIAYARDLSVTEGMLERMFVADADGNYDRLLDFSHPVTGVHFFAPSQDALEALADPGPAPEAEAALAPEAVAAPPAGDTSLGIGSLRPR; this is encoded by the coding sequence ATGCCGCCGCCGATGGCTCCACCGCAAAGTGCGATTCAAGCTGGCCCCGGGCGTAGCGCCCGCTTCATCGTCCTCGAGGTGCGCCCCGACGGCGAGGAGCGGGTGCGGGAGGCGCTCGCCGCGGTGCCGAACCTGGTGCGCGCGGTCGGCCACCGCGACGAGGCGATGGGGCTCAGCTGCGTGGTGGGGATCGGCGCCGACGCCTGGTCACGCCTCCAGCCCGGGTACAGCCGACCGGCGCAGCTACATGCCTTCCGGGCGCTGGCCGACGGCGGGCGCGTCGCCCCCTCCACCCCCGGCGACGTTCTGCTGCACATCCGCGCCGAGCGCGAGGACTTCTGCCACGAGCTCGCCCGCCTGCTCCTCGAGCGTCTCGGCGACGCGGTCACGGTGGCCGACGAGACCCACGGCTTCGGCTACTTCGACAGCCGCGACCTGATCGGCTTCGTCGACGGCACCGAGAACCCGACGGGCGACGAGCGCGGCGCCTTCACGATCGTCGGCGAGGAAGATCCCGACCACGCCGGCGGCAGCTACGTCACCGTGCAGCGCTACGTCACCGACCTCGGCGCGTGGCAGGCGACCTCGACCGAGGCCCAGGAGGGCGTCATCGGGCGCACGAAGATCGACGACGTCGAGCTCGAGGACGAGCGCTGCCTGCCGACGGCACACAAGGAGCGGGCGAAGATCGTCCGCGACGGTGCCGAGCAGAAGATCCTGCGCCACAACCGCGCCTACGGCTCGGCCCGTGAGGCGGGCACGTACTTCATCGCCTACGCCCGCGACCTGTCCGTCACCGAGGGTATGCTCGAGCGCATGTTCGTCGCCGACGCCGACGGCAACTACGACCGCCTGCTCGACTTCTCGCACCCGGTGACCGGCGTCCACTTCTTCGCCCCGTCGCAGGACGCGCTCGAAGCGCTCGCCGATCCGGGGCCGGCCCCGGAAGCGGAGGCCGCCCTGGCACCGGAGGCCGTTGCGGCGCCGCCGGCGGGCGACACCTCGCTCGGGATCGGCAGCCTGCGCCCGCGCTGA
- a CDS encoding alpha/beta hydrolase, whose protein sequence is MTGILTARDGRHLAYCEVGDPQGRLVLHNHGGPSSRLEARLFAAPAAKHRVRFVCVDRPGIGQSSPQEGRTYAGWADDLTAVADALGHREFGVTGWSEGGPWALAAAAYIDPARLRHVASIAGGSYGAFGDDWAARHLSAADALGGFLALHFEPGFRLMYAAIGLTAEHLRATYIAQLRKAVGDYDRRILLRPDVETAFSEASAECFAQGSEGLVRDAELLYRRWAFEVTAITRPVHVWQGLADTLVPPAVNREVAERMPGAVWHPVEGAGHFVAVGAADEVLAVAAAELGA, encoded by the coding sequence GTGACGGGGATCCTCACCGCCCGGGACGGCCGGCATCTCGCCTACTGCGAGGTCGGGGACCCGCAGGGTCGCCTCGTCCTGCACAATCACGGCGGTCCGAGCAGCCGGCTCGAGGCGCGGCTGTTCGCGGCCCCGGCGGCGAAGCACCGCGTGCGCTTCGTGTGCGTGGATCGGCCCGGCATCGGGCAGTCGAGCCCGCAGGAGGGACGCACGTACGCCGGCTGGGCGGACGACCTGACCGCGGTCGCCGACGCCCTCGGGCACCGGGAGTTCGGCGTCACCGGGTGGTCGGAGGGCGGTCCCTGGGCGCTCGCGGCGGCGGCGTACATCGACCCGGCGCGGCTGCGCCACGTCGCCAGCATCGCCGGCGGCAGCTACGGTGCGTTCGGCGACGACTGGGCGGCGCGGCACCTCTCCGCAGCCGACGCGCTCGGCGGCTTTCTCGCGCTGCACTTCGAGCCCGGCTTCCGGCTCATGTACGCCGCCATCGGGCTGACCGCCGAGCACCTCCGCGCGACCTACATCGCGCAGCTGCGGAAGGCGGTCGGCGACTACGATCGCCGCATTCTGCTCCGCCCGGACGTCGAGACGGCGTTCTCCGAGGCGAGCGCCGAGTGCTTCGCGCAGGGCAGCGAGGGGCTGGTCCGTGACGCCGAGCTGCTCTATCGCCGCTGGGCCTTCGAGGTGACGGCCATCACGCGTCCGGTCCACGTGTGGCAGGGGCTCGCCGACACGCTCGTCCCGCCCGCCGTCAATCGCGAGGTGGCCGAGCGGATGCCCGGCGCGGTGTGGCATCCCGTCGAGGGCGCCGGGCACTTCGTGGCCGTCGGCGCGGCCGACGAGGTGCTCGCCGTCGCGGCCGCGGAGCTCGGCGCGTAG
- a CDS encoding DUF222 domain-containing protein, whose product MTYADEERLGDEIAELAAHLDAATHRLLVLIGDFDAAGAWADQGALSCAHWLGWRIGLELGAAREHVRVARGLRDLPQIADALRRGQVSYSKVRALTRVATPETEAALLAMAGASTASQLERICRGYRRVTQVDDAGPEDEEDVRWFREGETGTGFVRFDIQVRAEEAALLRRALEVAASRGWSRGDVSAEKPWGAMSTGGRAVAVLESYLAGSADAAPPVELVVHVDAGTTLDDGTVLPDATGARLACDATVVAVTEDSRGNVLDVGRRRRTIPTLLRRALHLRDGGCRFPGCTNRRVDGHHIVP is encoded by the coding sequence ATGACCTACGCCGACGAGGAGCGCCTCGGCGACGAGATCGCCGAGCTCGCCGCCCACCTCGACGCCGCCACCCATCGCCTCCTCGTCCTGATCGGCGACTTCGACGCCGCCGGCGCCTGGGCCGATCAAGGCGCGCTCAGCTGCGCCCACTGGCTCGGCTGGCGCATCGGCCTCGAGCTCGGCGCCGCCCGCGAGCACGTCCGCGTCGCGCGCGGGCTGCGCGACCTCCCGCAGATCGCCGACGCGCTCCGCCGCGGCCAGGTCAGCTACTCGAAGGTACGCGCCCTCACGCGCGTCGCCACCCCCGAGACCGAGGCCGCGTTGCTCGCCATGGCGGGCGCATCGACCGCGTCGCAGCTCGAGCGCATCTGCCGCGGCTACCGCCGGGTGACACAGGTCGACGACGCCGGGCCCGAGGACGAGGAGGACGTGCGCTGGTTCCGCGAGGGCGAGACCGGCACGGGCTTCGTGCGCTTCGACATCCAGGTGCGGGCGGAGGAGGCGGCGCTGCTGCGGCGGGCGCTGGAGGTCGCGGCGTCGCGCGGTTGGTCGCGCGGCGACGTTTCCGCGGAAAAGCCCTGGGGCGCCATGTCGACGGGCGGACGCGCTGTGGCCGTCCTCGAGTCGTACCTCGCGGGCTCCGCGGACGCCGCCCCGCCGGTGGAGCTGGTGGTGCACGTCGACGCGGGGACGACCCTCGACGACGGCACGGTGCTGCCCGACGCGACCGGCGCGCGCCTGGCGTGCGACGCGACCGTCGTCGCGGTGACGGAGGATTCCCGCGGGAACGTCCTCGACGTCGGCCGGCGCCGCCGCACCATCCCGACCCTGCTGCGCCGCGCGCTGCACCTGCGCGACGGCGGCTGCCGCTTCCCGGGCTGCACCAACCGCCGCGTCGACGGCCACCACATCGTGCCGTGA
- a CDS encoding phosphoserine transaminase, translating into MSTPPKPEHKPTNPCFSSGPCAKRPGWSLAALADALTGRSHRSKAGKAKLGRVIELSRSILGIPADYRVGIVPASDTGAVEMALWSLLGPRGVELLAWESFGQEWVTDVTKQLKLTDVTARVAGYGELPDLAATDWSRDVVFTWNGTTSGVRVPDGAWIPADRGGLAICDATSAAFAMELPWSKLDVVTWSWQKVLGGEAAHGMLVLSPRAVARLESAPPPRPLPKIFRLTKGQKLIEGIFQGDTINTPSMLAVEDALDGLTWAQGIGGLPALRARSEANLAAIVAWVDRTPWVDFLAATPATRSCTSICLAITDPWFTAQPKEAQAEAAKKLASLVEKEGAGFDLASYRDAPPGIRVWGGATVETADVEALLPWLDWAFATVRGQA; encoded by the coding sequence ATGAGCACGCCGCCCAAGCCCGAGCACAAGCCGACCAACCCCTGCTTCTCGTCGGGGCCCTGCGCGAAGCGTCCGGGATGGTCGCTGGCTGCGCTCGCCGACGCGCTGACGGGACGCTCGCATCGTTCCAAGGCCGGCAAGGCGAAGCTCGGGCGCGTGATCGAGCTCAGCCGTTCGATCCTGGGCATCCCGGCGGACTACCGCGTCGGCATCGTGCCGGCGTCGGACACGGGCGCGGTCGAGATGGCGCTGTGGTCGCTGCTCGGGCCGCGCGGCGTCGAGCTGCTCGCCTGGGAGAGCTTCGGGCAGGAGTGGGTGACCGACGTCACCAAGCAGCTGAAGCTCACCGACGTCACGGCGCGCGTGGCGGGCTACGGCGAGCTGCCCGATCTCGCGGCCACCGACTGGTCGCGCGACGTCGTCTTCACCTGGAACGGCACGACCTCCGGCGTGCGCGTGCCCGACGGCGCGTGGATCCCGGCCGACCGCGGCGGCCTCGCCATCTGCGACGCCACCTCGGCCGCGTTCGCGATGGAGCTGCCGTGGAGCAAGCTCGACGTCGTCACCTGGTCCTGGCAGAAGGTGCTCGGCGGCGAGGCCGCGCACGGCATGCTGGTGCTCTCGCCGCGCGCGGTCGCGCGGCTCGAGAGCGCGCCGCCGCCGCGCCCGCTGCCGAAGATATTCCGGCTCACCAAGGGCCAGAAGCTCATCGAGGGCATCTTCCAGGGCGACACCATCAACACGCCGTCGATGCTCGCCGTCGAGGACGCGCTCGACGGCCTCACCTGGGCGCAGGGCATCGGCGGGCTGCCGGCGCTGCGCGCGCGCAGCGAGGCGAACCTGGCCGCCATCGTCGCATGGGTCGATCGCACGCCGTGGGTCGACTTCCTCGCGGCCACGCCGGCGACGCGCTCGTGCACCTCGATCTGCCTCGCGATCACCGACCCGTGGTTCACGGCCCAGCCGAAGGAGGCGCAGGCGGAGGCGGCGAAGAAGCTGGCGTCGCTGGTCGAGAAGGAGGGTGCCGGCTTCGATCTCGCGTCCTATCGCGACGCACCTCCCGGCATCCGCGTCTGGGGCGGCGCCACCGTCGAGACCGCGGACGTCGAGGCGCTGCTGCCCTGGCTCGACTGGGCCTTCGCGACGGTGCGGGGCCAAGCGTGA
- a CDS encoding AMP-binding protein, translated as MRPTRPPTPERRAQHEATGAWPQPPLSTLLADRAARTPDRVFVTESAGGRFTFAEVARRAERLAVALQRLGVAAGDVVSWQVPNWACAAALAAAIDRLGAISNPIITIYREQEVGFVCRQTRSRVLVVPGVVRGVDHRAMARAVQATTPSLEHVVTLRAEPLDGQRGLESLEADPATPLPPSPHGPHDVSAIFYTSGTTADPKGVLHTPSTLGSVLHYHAEIFGTGGDDVSLLQFPLTHIGGLLMYVMLPIARGSHVVYMDGYDPALAVELIERLGVTTAGGPPAILQGMFAAPSFTPEKVRTVKTSGSGAADVSPELMRQIQTRFGGDAFVYRSYGMTECPMLSCGRRDDPTETLHGTDGRPVPGATARLVDDAGNPVPPGTEGEILVFGPQLCVGYLDPALNAAFTADGFYASGDLGVADARGAIRITGRRKDVIIRKGENLSAKSIEDDLAAHPKVADVAVVGVPDAASGERVCACVVLKPDAGGLTLAEVRAHMEARGVMRQKIPEQLELLAELPRNATGKVRKDQLRARLRDAAGA; from the coding sequence ATGCGCCCGACCCGCCCGCCCACCCCCGAGCGCCGCGCGCAGCACGAGGCCACCGGCGCCTGGCCGCAGCCGCCCCTCTCGACGCTGCTCGCCGACCGCGCCGCGCGCACGCCCGATCGCGTCTTCGTCACCGAGAGCGCGGGCGGCCGCTTCACGTTCGCCGAGGTCGCGCGGCGCGCCGAGCGTCTCGCCGTCGCGCTCCAGCGCCTCGGCGTCGCGGCCGGCGACGTGGTCTCGTGGCAGGTGCCGAACTGGGCCTGCGCGGCGGCGCTCGCGGCGGCCATCGACCGCCTCGGCGCGATATCGAATCCGATCATCACCATCTACCGCGAGCAGGAGGTGGGCTTCGTCTGCCGCCAGACGCGCTCGCGCGTGCTCGTCGTGCCCGGCGTCGTACGCGGCGTCGACCATCGCGCGATGGCGCGCGCGGTGCAGGCGACGACGCCGTCGCTGGAGCACGTCGTCACGCTGCGCGCCGAGCCGCTGGACGGCCAGCGCGGGCTCGAATCGCTCGAGGCCGACCCGGCGACGCCGCTGCCGCCGTCGCCGCACGGGCCGCACGACGTGTCGGCCATCTTCTACACCTCCGGCACGACGGCCGACCCGAAGGGCGTCCTCCACACCCCGTCGACGCTCGGCTCGGTGCTGCACTACCACGCCGAGATCTTCGGCACCGGCGGCGACGACGTCAGCCTGCTCCAGTTCCCGCTGACCCACATCGGCGGCCTGCTCATGTACGTCATGCTGCCGATCGCGCGCGGCTCGCACGTCGTCTACATGGACGGCTACGACCCGGCGCTTGCGGTCGAGCTGATCGAGCGCCTCGGCGTCACCACCGCCGGCGGCCCGCCTGCGATCCTCCAGGGCATGTTCGCCGCCCCGAGCTTCACACCCGAGAAGGTGCGCACGGTGAAGACGAGCGGCTCGGGCGCGGCCGACGTCTCGCCCGAGCTGATGCGGCAGATCCAGACCCGCTTCGGCGGCGACGCCTTCGTCTACCGCTCCTACGGCATGACCGAGTGCCCGATGCTGAGCTGCGGCCGCCGCGACGACCCGACGGAGACGCTGCACGGCACCGACGGCCGCCCCGTCCCCGGGGCCACGGCGCGCCTCGTCGACGACGCCGGCAATCCCGTCCCGCCGGGCACCGAGGGCGAGATCCTGGTGTTCGGCCCGCAGCTCTGCGTCGGCTACCTCGACCCGGCCCTGAACGCCGCCTTCACCGCCGACGGCTTCTACGCCAGCGGCGACCTCGGCGTCGCCGACGCGCGCGGCGCCATCCGCATCACCGGGCGGCGCAAGGACGTCATCATCCGCAAGGGCGAGAACCTCTCGGCGAAGAGCATCGAGGACGATCTGGCGGCGCACCCGAAGGTGGCCGACGTGGCGGTCGTCGGCGTGCCCGACGCGGCCAGCGGCGAGCGCGTGTGCGCGTGCGTCGTCCTGAAGCCCGACGCCGGCGGGCTGACGCTTGCCGAGGTGCGCGCGCACATGGAGGCGCGCGGGGTCATGCGGCAGAAGATCCCGGAGCAGCTCGAGCTGCTGGCGGAGCTGCCGCGCAACGCCACGGGCAAGGTGCGCAAGGACCAGCTGCGCGCGCGGCTCCGCGACGCGGCCGGGGCGTGA
- a CDS encoding PAS domain-containing protein, whose product MFDQHRPPSGDGPASAVLDALPILAWQLDVDATARSFNRRALDYLGRSPMPAVTRDWRAAVHPGDAPLLDAFLAALATSREPREMEARLRRHDGAYRWFLVRAARAEGGRGWWVAATDVDERRRTEDDLRASEQRSRRIIDRIPGWVCTMTGAGELELVNRRIADYFGLEREQLRDWGALVHPDERAGVLDAWTQAVRTGDPYETEHRLLGADGAYRWFLARGLPERAAAGAVVRWYVQLTDIEDRKRAEHALQARERELTASIAHEVNQPLAAVVNNAEVCQMLIAAPTPDVGEIGGALTDILRDARRASAIVARVRQLAMTAPFEPAVLDLRDVVADVLGLAGHETRSRRVRIEATLPDDAPLVRGDRVQLQQVLQNLILNGLDAVSQLPEPRRRLAIHVGRETIDGRPCVVTAVGDAGVGAGPATLARLFEPFYTTKTRGMGMGLAVSRSIVAAHGGDLWAEVNDGPGMTFSMRLPVVDASIGSRESR is encoded by the coding sequence GTGTTCGATCAGCACAGGCCGCCGTCCGGCGACGGGCCGGCGAGCGCGGTGCTCGACGCGCTGCCCATCCTCGCCTGGCAGCTCGACGTCGATGCGACGGCGCGGTCGTTCAACCGGCGCGCGCTGGACTACCTCGGCCGGTCGCCCATGCCGGCGGTGACGCGTGACTGGCGCGCGGCCGTTCACCCCGGCGATGCCCCGTTGCTCGACGCGTTCCTGGCCGCGCTGGCCACGAGCCGCGAGCCGCGAGAGATGGAAGCGCGGCTGCGCCGGCACGACGGCGCGTATCGCTGGTTCCTGGTGCGCGCCGCGCGCGCGGAGGGAGGACGCGGCTGGTGGGTCGCGGCGACGGACGTCGACGAGCGACGTCGCACCGAAGACGACCTGCGCGCCAGCGAACAGCGCTCCCGCCGGATCATCGATCGCATCCCCGGCTGGGTCTGTACGATGACCGGGGCGGGCGAGCTGGAGCTCGTCAATCGCCGCATCGCCGACTACTTCGGGCTCGAGCGCGAGCAGCTGCGCGACTGGGGTGCGCTCGTGCATCCCGACGAGCGTGCGGGCGTGCTGGACGCGTGGACCCAGGCCGTGCGTACGGGCGACCCCTACGAGACGGAGCATCGTCTCCTCGGCGCCGACGGCGCGTATCGGTGGTTTCTCGCGCGGGGCCTGCCCGAGCGCGCCGCCGCCGGTGCCGTGGTCCGCTGGTATGTCCAGCTCACCGACATCGAGGACCGCAAGCGCGCGGAGCACGCGCTCCAGGCGCGCGAGCGCGAGCTCACGGCGTCGATCGCACACGAGGTGAACCAGCCCCTCGCCGCGGTGGTGAACAACGCCGAGGTCTGCCAGATGCTGATCGCGGCCCCGACGCCGGACGTTGGCGAGATCGGCGGCGCGCTGACCGACATCCTGCGCGATGCGCGGCGTGCGTCCGCGATCGTCGCGCGCGTCCGCCAATTGGCCATGACGGCGCCGTTCGAGCCCGCGGTGCTCGACCTGCGTGACGTCGTCGCCGACGTCCTCGGGCTCGCGGGGCACGAGACGCGGTCGCGCCGCGTGCGCATCGAGGCGACGCTGCCGGACGACGCGCCGCTCGTCCGCGGCGACCGCGTCCAGCTCCAGCAGGTCCTGCAGAACCTGATCCTGAACGGGCTGGACGCCGTGAGCCAGCTCCCGGAGCCCCGGCGCCGGCTCGCCATCCACGTCGGCCGGGAGACGATCGACGGCCGCCCCTGCGTCGTGACCGCCGTCGGCGACGCGGGCGTCGGTGCCGGTCCCGCGACGCTCGCGCGTCTGTTCGAGCCGTTCTACACGACGAAGACGCGCGGCATGGGCATGGGACTCGCCGTCAGCCGTTCGATCGTCGCGGCGCACGGCGGCGATCTGTGGGCGGAGGTGAACGACGGGCCCGGCATGACGTTCTCGATGCGGCTGCCGGTGGTGGACGCCTCGATCGGTAGCCGTGAATCGCGCTGA
- a CDS encoding cupin domain-containing protein: protein MDARLLAALVVASSIAAAGAAEPGRVTDLLTRPLAGVPGKEVTMITVDYAPGAVDPVHRHDASAFIYVLEGTIEMQMEGGEMVTLRPGETFYEDPTRVHLVGRNPSATAPAKFVVFLVKDQGAPILIPVER from the coding sequence ATGGACGCACGCCTGCTCGCCGCGCTCGTCGTCGCCTCGTCGATCGCCGCTGCCGGCGCCGCCGAGCCGGGGCGGGTCACCGATCTGCTGACCCGGCCGCTCGCCGGCGTGCCCGGCAAGGAGGTCACCATGATCACGGTCGACTACGCGCCGGGCGCGGTCGACCCGGTGCATCGTCACGACGCGAGCGCGTTCATCTACGTGCTCGAGGGGACGATCGAGATGCAGATGGAGGGCGGGGAGATGGTCACGCTCCGCCCCGGCGAGACGTTCTACGAGGACCCGACGCGCGTGCACCTCGTGGGGCGCAACCCGAGCGCCACCGCCCCGGCGAAGTTCGTGGTCTTCCTCGTGAAGGACCAGGGGGCGCCGATCCTGATCCCGGTGGAGCGCTGA
- a CDS encoding TIGR03619 family F420-dependent LLM class oxidoreductase: MRFSYAEALCDPAHYLPLARAVEDAGWDTFIVPDSICYPEVSDSRYPYTPDGNREFLEDKPFIEPFSLIPAMGAVTSRLRFTTFVVKLPIRQPVLVAKSVASVAVMTQGRFGFGVGLSPWPEDFVVTGTAWKTRGKRMDEMIAIVRGLLRGGYFAFEGAHYTVPSIKICPVPPSPVPVLIGGHTEPALRRAARLGDGWMHAGGDHELLVGYLRRLAELRREYGREREPFEIHVISLHAYTADGIRMLEDLGVTDVIVGFRDPYHMPDTPVGEKIDYLRRYADDVIASTR, translated from the coding sequence ATGCGGTTCTCCTACGCCGAAGCCCTCTGCGACCCCGCCCACTACCTGCCGCTCGCGCGGGCGGTCGAAGACGCCGGGTGGGACACGTTCATCGTCCCGGACAGCATCTGCTACCCGGAGGTCTCGGACAGCCGGTATCCGTACACCCCCGACGGCAACCGCGAGTTCCTCGAGGACAAGCCGTTCATCGAGCCGTTCTCGCTGATCCCCGCGATGGGGGCGGTGACGAGCCGGCTCCGCTTCACGACCTTCGTCGTCAAGCTGCCGATCCGCCAGCCGGTGCTGGTGGCGAAGTCCGTCGCGTCGGTGGCGGTGATGACGCAGGGCCGCTTCGGGTTCGGCGTCGGCCTCTCCCCGTGGCCCGAGGACTTCGTCGTCACCGGCACCGCGTGGAAGACGCGCGGCAAGCGCATGGACGAGATGATCGCCATCGTCCGCGGACTCCTGCGCGGCGGGTACTTCGCGTTCGAGGGCGCGCACTACACGGTGCCGAGCATCAAGATCTGTCCGGTGCCGCCCTCGCCGGTCCCGGTCCTGATCGGCGGGCACACGGAGCCGGCGCTGCGCCGCGCGGCGCGCCTGGGCGACGGCTGGATGCACGCAGGCGGCGATCACGAGCTCCTCGTCGGATATCTCCGCCGGCTGGCGGAGCTGCGACGCGAGTATGGGCGCGAGCGCGAGCCGTTCGAGATCCACGTGATCTCGCTGCACGCCTACACCGCCGACGGCATCCGCATGCTCGAGGACCTCGGCGTGACCGACGTCATCGTCGGCTTCCGCGATCCCTACCACATGCCGGACACGCCGGTGGGCGAGAAGATCGACTACCTGCGCCGCTACGCCGACGACGTGATCGCCTCGACCCGGTAG